A part of Oncorhynchus clarkii lewisi isolate Uvic-CL-2024 chromosome 17, UVic_Ocla_1.0, whole genome shotgun sequence genomic DNA contains:
- the LOC139370986 gene encoding advillin-like: MEYTFRAVTHNPGIIIWRIEKMELVQVPEKSLGNFYEGDCYILLSTQKVGSSLIYDIHYWIGSQSSQDEQGAAAVYTIQLDEFLGSGPVQHREVQNYESDAFRGYFKQGVIYKKGGVASGMRHTETNSYDIQRLLHVKGKKRISAMEVEMSWESFNLGDVFLLDSGKTIIQWNGPESNRQERLKGMLLAKDIRDRERGGRAEIGVIEGDTEGNSSKLMEILISILGQRTSKLLNGMPDETADQQQKAQLTLYHVSNAEGQMKVTEVATRPLVQDLLNHDDCYFLDQGGVKIFVWKGKRANKAERQAAFSRALEFIKLKNYSTTTNVETVNDGAESALFKQLFQSWSVKDQTVGLGKTHNVGRVAIVTQEKFDATQMHVMPEVAAQERMVDNGTGQVEVWRIEDLELVPVEPQWHGFFYGGDCYLVLYTYEVHSKLNYLLYMWQGRHASQDEIAASAFQAVALDQKYGNQPVQVRITMGKEPRHFMAMFKGKMVIFEGGTSRKGVSDPEPPVRLFQVRGSDASNTKAIEVPALAASLNSNDVFLLRSQSGIHLWCGKGSSGDERAMAKEVSSVIGQHSTAEEIMAEGQEHIEFWNLLGGKAPYANNKRLQQVALDHQPRLFECSNKTGRFIVTEVTQFTQDDLSEDDVMLLDTWDQVFLWVGNEANEVERKEAVVTSQEYLRTHPGSRDPDTPILLIKQRYEPPTFTGWFTAWDPSKWSGGKTYEELKKELGEVTSLVRITNGQNGVETRKSFQSYPPEDLINKLANELPEGVDPTQKEKHLSDSDFTAIFGMSKDHFASLPQWKQLSIKKGKGLF, encoded by the exons ATGGAGTACACATTCCGCGCAGTAACCCACAATCCTGGGATTATAATCTGGCGAATCGAG AAAATGGAGCTGGTGCAAGTCCCTGAAAAATCCCTTGGCAATTTCTACGAGGGTGACTGCTATATCCTACTCTCT acccAGAAAGTGGGCAGCTCTCTGATCTATGACATCCACTACTGGATCGGCTCCCAGTCCAGTCAGGATGAACAGGGTGCGGCCGCCGTCTACACCATCCAGCTGGATGAGTTCCTGGGATCAGGGCCTGTCCAGCACCGTGAGGTCCAGAACTATGAGTCTGATGCCTTCCGAGGATACTTCAAACAAGGGGTCAT CTATAAGAAGGGTGGGGTGGCGTCAGgaatgagacacacagagactaaCAGTTATGACATCCAGAGACTGCTCCATGTGAAAGGGAAGAAAAGGATAAGCGCCATGGAG GTAGAGATGAGCTGGGAAAGCTTCAATCTTGGGGATGTCTTTCTGTTGGACTCTGGTAAGACCATCATTCAGTGGAATGGACCAGAGAGCAACAGACAGGAGAGGCTCAAG GGCATGCTGTTGGCTAAAGACATTCGGGACCGGGAGCGAGGGGGTCGGGCGGAGATAGGAGTGATAGAAGGGGACACAGAGGGGAACTCCTCTAAACTGATGGAGATCCTTATTAGCATCCTGGGGCAACGGACCTCCAAGCTTCTCAATGGAATGCCTGATGAAACAGCGGACCAACAACAGAAAGCTCAGCTTACTCTGTACCA TGTGTCTAATGCTGAGGGCCAGATGAAAGTCACGGAAGTTGCCACCAGGCCACTGGTTCAGGACCTGTTAAATCATGAT GACTGTTACTTCCTAGACCAGGGAGGGGTGAAGATCTTTGTGTGGAAGGGGAAGCGAGCCAACAAGGCCGAGAGACAGGCTGCCTTTTCCAGAGCTTTG GAGTTCATTAAGCTGAAGAACTACTCCACCACCACCAACGTGGAGACAGTGAATGACGGGGCCGAGTCGGCCCTCTTTAAGCAGCTGTTCCAGAGCTGGAGTGTGAAGGACCAGACTGTAGGCCTGGGAAAGACACACAATGTGGGGAGAGTGG ccattgTGACTCAGGAGAAGTTTGATGCCACACAGATGCATGTGATGCCAGAAGTAGCGGCACAGGAGCGCATGGTGGACAATGGCACTGGTCAGGTGGAG GTGTGGCGTATCGAGGACCTGGAGTTGGTCCCAGTGGAACCCCAGTGGCATGGCTTCTTCTATGGAGGAGACTGCTATCTGGTGCTCTACACTTATGAGGTCCACAGCAAGCTAAACTACCTCCTCTACATGTGGCAA GGGCGCCATGCCTCTCAGGATGAGATAGCAGCGTCTGCCTTCCAGGCCGTGGCCCTGGATCAAAAGTATGGCAACCAGCCTGTACAAGTGAGGATCACCATGGGCAAGGAACCCAGACACTTTATGGCCATGTTCAAGGGTAAAATGGTTATCTTTGAG GGCGGTACCTCCAGAAAAGGCGTGTCTGACCCAGAGCCACCCGTCAGATTGTTCCAGGTCCGCGGTTCTGATGCCTCCAACACCAAAGCCATCGAGGTGCCTGCCCTGGCAGCCTCGCTCAACTCCAACGATGTCTTTCTGCTGAGGAGCCAGTCAGGGATTCACCTGTGGTGTGGCAAG GGATCAAGTGGGGATGAGAGGGCCATGGCTAAAGAGGTCAGCTCTGTGATTGGACAGCACTCGACTGCTGAAGAGATCATGGCAGAGGGTCAGGAGCACATTGAATTCTGGAATTTACTTGGAGGGAAGGCCCCTTATGCCAACAACAAGAG ACTACAGCAGGTTGCTCTGGATCATCAGCCGCGTCTCTTTGAATGCTCCAATAAAACTGGTCGTTTCATCGTTACCGAGGTGACCCAGTTCACCCAGGATGACCTCAGCGAGGATGATGTCATGTTGCTAGACACGTGGGACCAG GTCTTCCTCTGGGTGGGGAACGAGGCCAATGAGGTGGAGAGGAAGGAAGCGGTGGTCACCAGTCAGGAGTACCTGCGTACCCACCCAGGGTCCCGGGACCCCGACACCCCTATCCTCCTCATCAAGCAGCGGTATGAACCCCCCACCTTCACCGGTTGGTTCACCGCCTGGGACCCCTCCAAATGGAGT GGTGGGAAAACGTATGAAGAGCTGAAGAAAGAGTTGGGTGAGGTGACATCCCTCGTAAGGATCACAAAT